A genomic region of Deltaproteobacteria bacterium contains the following coding sequences:
- a CDS encoding CoA transferase, which produces MSPYRILDLTDELGFLCGKTLGDLGADVIKVERPGGDAARRIGPYLDGGQDPEKSLYWFAFNNNKRGITLNLESAEGRELFKRFVEKADFVLETFRPGYLEDIGLAHDVLRGVNPRLVQVSITPFGQTGPYSRYRATDIEIMAMSGCMSLTGDPGKPPLRVTFPQSYQWTGSYAAMAALVAHTQRRRTGRGEHVDVSAQACMLWGFSHAHTFWDLNRSVEKRAGSFMTGRTITGAKMRVFWPCKDGYLNFIIYGGEAGRKTNQALVEWMAEKGEAPAFLLERDWRTFNIERVTQEEIDVMEAPIAEFFTGVTKREFFEAVTGRGMLGYPVSTAQELLADPQLAARDFWQEVEHPELNRSLTYPGGFARFSEVPCRIYRRAPLIGEHNGEVYGELGLDAGELARLDSAGVI; this is translated from the coding sequence TTGTCTCCCTATCGTATCCTGGACCTGACCGACGAACTCGGCTTCCTCTGCGGCAAGACGCTGGGTGATCTCGGCGCGGACGTGATCAAGGTGGAGCGTCCGGGCGGCGACGCGGCCCGGCGCATCGGTCCGTACCTCGACGGCGGGCAGGACCCGGAAAAGAGCCTCTACTGGTTCGCGTTCAACAACAACAAGCGCGGGATCACGCTGAACCTCGAGTCAGCCGAGGGGCGGGAGCTGTTCAAGCGTTTCGTGGAGAAGGCGGACTTCGTCCTGGAGACGTTCCGGCCGGGCTACCTGGAGGACATCGGCCTCGCCCACGACGTGCTGCGCGGCGTCAACCCCAGGCTGGTTCAGGTCTCCATCACCCCCTTCGGCCAGACCGGTCCCTACAGCCGCTACCGCGCCACGGACATCGAGATCATGGCCATGAGCGGCTGCATGTCGCTCACCGGCGATCCGGGCAAGCCGCCGCTCCGGGTGACCTTTCCCCAGTCCTACCAGTGGACCGGCTCCTACGCCGCCATGGCGGCGCTGGTGGCCCACACCCAGCGGCGGCGCACCGGCCGCGGCGAACACGTGGACGTGTCCGCCCAGGCGTGCATGCTCTGGGGCTTCTCCCACGCGCATACCTTCTGGGACCTCAACCGCTCGGTGGAAAAGCGCGCCGGCTCCTTCATGACCGGCCGCACCATCACCGGCGCCAAGATGCGGGTTTTCTGGCCCTGCAAGGACGGCTACCTGAACTTCATCATTTACGGGGGCGAGGCCGGCCGCAAGACCAACCAGGCGTTGGTGGAGTGGATGGCCGAGAAGGGTGAGGCGCCCGCGTTCCTGCTGGAAAGGGACTGGCGCACGTTCAACATCGAGCGCGTGACCCAGGAAGAGATCGACGTCATGGAGGCGCCCATCGCCGAGTTCTTCACCGGGGTCACCAAGCGGGAGTTCTTCGAGGCCGTGACCGGCCGCGGCATGCTGGGCTATCCCGTGTCCACCGCCCAGGAACTCCTGGCGGATCCCCAGCTCGCGGCGCGGGATTTCTGGCAGGAGGTGGAGCATCCCGAGTTGAACCGCTCCCTGACCTACCCCGGGGGGTTCGCCCGTTTCTCGGAAGTGCCGTGCCGGATCTACCGGCGGGCGCCCCTCATCGGCGAACACAACGGGGAAGTTTATGGCGAGCTGGGACTGGATGCCGGGGAGTTGGCGCGACTGGACAGCGCGGGCGTGATATAG
- a CDS encoding alpha/beta hydrolase has translation MKPEHHSLDVRGLRIHWVEWGRQGSQPLILVHGFRDHCRTWDFFVDELLATLPDLWLVAPDCRGHGDSGWVGAGGYYHFFDYLLDLDALIRHFGQPVVRLVGHSMGGTIACLYAGTHPERVSRLALVEGLGPVGMSFADAPGRAARWLEQVPAVKEGAGYASPDEAVDRLLRAHPRLTAERARHLAKHGMRRSESGAWQWKFDPLHRTTTPQPFYLEQFRAFLRRVACPTLVVQGAESDHRERGDIEARCKLVPGASLVTVADAGHMVQQDNPEALAGVLASFLA, from the coding sequence TTGAAACCCGAACATCACAGCCTGGACGTGCGCGGTCTGCGCATACACTGGGTCGAGTGGGGCAGGCAGGGCTCGCAACCGCTCATCCTCGTCCACGGCTTCCGCGACCACTGTCGGACCTGGGACTTCTTCGTCGATGAACTACTGGCGACGCTGCCGGACCTGTGGCTCGTGGCGCCGGACTGTCGGGGCCACGGCGACAGCGGCTGGGTAGGCGCCGGCGGCTACTATCATTTCTTCGACTATCTGCTCGATCTCGACGCCCTCATCCGGCATTTTGGTCAACCGGTCGTGCGGCTCGTGGGCCACTCCATGGGCGGCACCATCGCGTGCCTGTACGCGGGGACTCATCCCGAGCGGGTGTCCAGGCTCGCGCTGGTGGAGGGATTGGGTCCGGTGGGGATGTCGTTCGCCGACGCGCCCGGTCGCGCGGCGCGATGGCTGGAGCAGGTTCCGGCGGTGAAGGAGGGCGCCGGCTACGCGAGTCCGGACGAGGCGGTGGACCGCCTCCTGCGCGCCCATCCGAGGTTGACGGCGGAACGGGCGCGCCACCTGGCGAAGCACGGCATGCGCCGTAGCGAGTCGGGCGCATGGCAATGGAAGTTCGATCCGCTTCACCGCACCACAACGCCGCAACCCTTCTACCTGGAACAGTTCCGCGCGTTCCTGCGCCGCGTCGCCTGCCCGACCTTGGTCGTTCAAGGCGCCGAGAGCGATCACCGGGAACGCGGCGACATCGAGGCTCGTTGCAAGCTGGTTCCGGGCGCAAGTCTGGTGACCGTTGCCGACGCGGGCCACATGGTCCAGCAGGACAACCCGGAGGCGCTGGCCGGTGTCCTGGCATCGTTCCTCGCGTGA
- a CDS encoding CoA transferase produces the protein MKALEGLKVVEAAAYAAGPVVGKHLVDQGATVVHVESRTRPDGFRTHYPPYKDNIHGLNRSGLFALCNSEKLGITLNLKKGPKALALAKRLVEWADVLVENFSPGTIGRLGLGYEALREVNPRLIMLSSSNLGQTGPHAHHPGFGSQLSSLAGFTNLTGYRDGSPQILYGPYIDYIAVGYGVVAVLAALEYREATGRGQHIDLAQYETGLQYIAPLLLDYTVNGRIAERDGNRHPEASPHGAFPCAGEDQWCVLSVASDEQWRALCQTMDRPDWGGRDEYSTAERRRARADELEARIGEWTRQFEARELVEKLQAAGVPAGMINGMEQIYDDPQLVHRGQWTRMEQAEIGAMSYQRAPYTLSESDSGPDRPDPLLGEHNAYVYRELLGLSEAEFEAFTQEGIID, from the coding sequence ATGAAAGCACTGGAAGGTCTCAAGGTCGTGGAGGCCGCCGCATACGCGGCCGGACCCGTGGTGGGCAAGCATCTCGTGGACCAGGGGGCCACGGTGGTGCACGTGGAGTCGCGGACGCGGCCCGACGGCTTCCGCACCCACTATCCGCCGTACAAGGACAACATTCACGGGCTGAACCGGTCCGGTCTGTTCGCCCTGTGCAACAGCGAGAAACTGGGCATCACCCTCAACCTGAAGAAGGGCCCGAAAGCCCTTGCCCTGGCCAAGCGCCTCGTGGAGTGGGCGGACGTCCTGGTGGAGAACTTCAGCCCCGGCACCATTGGCCGGTTGGGCCTGGGCTACGAGGCCCTGAGGGAGGTCAACCCGCGGCTTATCATGCTGAGCAGCTCGAACCTGGGACAGACCGGACCCCACGCGCACCATCCCGGCTTCGGCTCCCAGCTCTCTTCCCTGGCCGGCTTCACCAACCTTACGGGCTACCGGGACGGCTCCCCCCAGATCCTCTACGGCCCCTACATCGACTACATCGCGGTGGGCTACGGCGTGGTGGCCGTGCTGGCGGCCCTGGAGTACCGCGAGGCCACCGGCCGCGGCCAGCACATCGATCTGGCGCAGTACGAGACCGGCCTCCAGTACATCGCGCCGTTGTTGCTGGACTACACCGTCAACGGCCGCATCGCCGAACGCGACGGCAACCGCCACCCGGAGGCCTCGCCCCACGGCGCCTTCCCCTGCGCGGGGGAGGACCAATGGTGCGTGCTGAGCGTGGCATCCGACGAGCAGTGGCGCGCGCTGTGCCAGACCATGGACCGCCCGGACTGGGGCGGCCGCGACGAGTACTCCACGGCCGAACGCCGGCGCGCCCGCGCCGACGAGCTGGAAGCGCGCATCGGCGAGTGGACCCGGCAATTCGAGGCGCGGGAGCTGGTGGAGAAGCTCCAGGCCGCGGGCGTCCCCGCGGGCATGATCAACGGCATGGAACAGATCTACGACGACCCCCAGCTCGTGCACCGGGGGCAGTGGACCCGCATGGAACAGGCCGAGATCGGCGCCATGTCCTACCAGCGCGCCCCCTACACCCTGTCCGAGAGCGACAGCGGCCCCGACCGCCCGGATCCTCTGCTGGGCGAGCACAACGCCTACGTCTACCGCGAACTGCTGGGCCTCTCGGAAGCGGAGTTCGAGGCGTTCACGCAAGAGGGAATCATCGACTAG
- a CDS encoding dienelactone hydrolase family protein encodes MADTIPYLVDENDPGLESGMVEYGSCTGYLSRPKGGASLGSVVVIHENVGLVDHIKDVARHFAKEGFAALAPDMLQRTGGTAQYQSSQDAIAAIRSLDPAGCVEDLTSAVEYLKSQGFANGKVGVVGYCWGGGQSLNFATKCNQLDAAVVYYGRNPDPLEQVADISCPLMGNYAEDDPNIMPGIDPLKEALAKAGKSIDLKIYGDGAKHAFNNNTNADRWHPDAAGDAWQRTADFFKANLSG; translated from the coding sequence ATGGCGGATACCATACCCTATCTCGTCGACGAGAATGATCCCGGGCTCGAATCCGGAATGGTGGAATACGGAAGCTGCACCGGCTACCTGTCGCGGCCCAAGGGCGGCGCCAGCCTGGGCTCCGTCGTCGTCATTCACGAGAACGTCGGCCTGGTCGACCACATCAAGGACGTGGCGCGCCACTTCGCCAAGGAGGGCTTCGCCGCCCTGGCTCCGGACATGCTTCAACGCACCGGCGGCACCGCCCAGTACCAGAGCTCGCAAGACGCCATCGCCGCCATCCGGAGCCTGGACCCGGCGGGCTGCGTTGAAGACCTGACCAGCGCCGTCGAGTACCTCAAGAGCCAGGGCTTCGCCAACGGCAAAGTCGGGGTCGTGGGCTACTGCTGGGGCGGCGGCCAGTCCCTCAACTTCGCCACCAAGTGCAACCAACTCGACGCCGCCGTGGTGTACTACGGCCGCAACCCCGATCCGCTGGAGCAGGTGGCCGACATCTCCTGCCCGCTCATGGGCAACTACGCCGAGGACGACCCCAACATCATGCCCGGCATCGACCCCCTGAAAGAAGCGTTGGCCAAGGCGGGCAAGAGCATCGACCTCAAGATCTACGGCGACGGCGCCAAGCACGCCTTCAACAACAACACCAACGCCGACCGCTGGCACCCGGACGCCGCCGGGGACGCGTGGCAGCGCACGGCGGATTTCTTCAAAGCCAATCTTTCGGGCTGA
- the ileS gene encoding isoleucine--tRNA ligase — MDYKATLNLPKTAFPMRGNLPQKEPARVEQWEREAIHEQMVEANRGRPTFILHDGPPYANERIHIGHALNKVLKDIIVKYKSMRGFCAPYIPGWDCHGLPIELQVEKSLGRAKKNALSKVEVRRLCREHAEKFIGVQREEFKRLGVLGRWEEPYRTIDYSYEATEVRELGKFMASGAMYRSKKPVYWCASCATALAEAEVEYNDQVTPSVYVKFPVKDAKGKLPDEDCAFVIWTTTPWTLPANQAIALHPEMRYRRVRTPAGVLVVAEELSSSLMEVFGYGAGEFEALEGSWSGAELEGIVCAHAWLERDVAVILGDFVTADQGTGCVHVAPGHGHEDFEAGQRYGLEAYAPVDGAGRFTADAEEFAGQMVFDANPAIVARLSEAGKLLKAQDFNHSYPHCWRCKQPVLFRATEQWFISMAHTGLRQGSLDAIERVQWIPPWGQDRITGMMANRPDWCISRQRSWGVPIPVLYCKDCGEMQLSEALCEHVAELFEEEGSDAWFARPPEELVPAGLSCRACGSTRFSKEEDILDVWFDSGVSHAAVVERRPELGGRADLYLEGSDQHRGWFHTSLLTSVGTRGRAPYEGVLTHGFVLDGKGHKMSKSMGNVTAPQEIIKKFGADIIRLWVAAEDYRDDVRISNEILNRLVESYRRLRNTARFLIGNLHDFDPARDAVSADALEPLDRWILDRNQRLLGRCLDAFDRYEFHFVYHALNNYCSVDLSALYLDIVKDRLYCAGRDSAARRSAQTALHGILQTLVHLMAPVLSFTAEEIWEHAPRTATSPDSVLLSPIPEPDEGLLDAAVAAEWELRLDLRGEVLKALEVARQCGAIGHSLDARVALYPDAYDKAPDVRELLRGGAPMPWEDVFIVSQVSVMAGGAPADLAYPDPKAEPGAEAGNGDGAAAAGQGTGYESTHLGGTIAVYPADGAKCERCWKYHVGVGEDPDQPGVCPRCAEVLRSLPRAENAHA; from the coding sequence ATGGATTACAAAGCAACGCTCAACCTCCCCAAGACCGCGTTTCCCATGCGCGGCAACCTGCCCCAGAAGGAGCCCGCGCGGGTGGAGCAGTGGGAGCGTGAAGCCATTCACGAGCAGATGGTGGAGGCCAATCGCGGCCGCCCGACGTTCATCCTCCATGACGGCCCCCCCTACGCCAACGAGCGCATTCACATCGGACACGCGCTCAACAAGGTCCTGAAGGACATCATCGTCAAGTACAAGAGCATGCGCGGTTTCTGCGCGCCCTACATCCCGGGCTGGGACTGTCACGGGCTTCCCATCGAGCTGCAGGTGGAAAAGAGCCTCGGGCGCGCCAAGAAGAACGCCCTCAGCAAGGTGGAGGTGCGCAGGCTGTGCCGGGAACACGCGGAGAAGTTCATCGGGGTGCAGCGCGAGGAGTTCAAGCGCCTGGGAGTGCTGGGTCGGTGGGAGGAGCCTTACCGCACCATCGACTATTCCTATGAGGCCACCGAGGTGCGCGAGCTGGGCAAGTTCATGGCCAGCGGCGCGATGTACCGGAGCAAGAAGCCGGTGTACTGGTGTGCGTCCTGCGCCACCGCCCTGGCCGAGGCCGAGGTCGAGTACAACGATCAGGTGACGCCCTCGGTGTACGTGAAGTTTCCGGTCAAGGATGCCAAGGGAAAGCTGCCCGATGAGGACTGCGCCTTCGTCATCTGGACCACCACGCCCTGGACGCTGCCGGCCAACCAGGCCATCGCCCTGCACCCGGAGATGCGTTACCGGCGGGTACGCACGCCCGCGGGCGTGCTGGTGGTGGCGGAGGAGCTGTCGTCCTCGCTGATGGAGGTCTTCGGCTACGGCGCCGGCGAGTTCGAGGCGCTGGAGGGGTCCTGGTCCGGGGCCGAGCTGGAGGGCATCGTGTGCGCGCACGCGTGGCTCGAGCGGGACGTCGCGGTCATCCTCGGCGACTTCGTCACCGCGGATCAGGGTACCGGCTGCGTTCACGTGGCGCCGGGCCACGGGCACGAGGACTTCGAGGCCGGCCAGCGCTACGGCCTCGAGGCCTACGCGCCGGTGGACGGGGCCGGACGCTTCACCGCGGACGCGGAGGAGTTCGCGGGCCAGATGGTTTTCGACGCCAACCCCGCCATCGTCGCCAGGCTGAGCGAGGCGGGCAAGCTGCTCAAGGCCCAGGACTTCAACCACAGCTACCCCCACTGCTGGCGCTGCAAGCAGCCGGTGCTGTTCCGCGCCACCGAGCAGTGGTTCATCTCCATGGCGCACACGGGTCTGCGGCAGGGCTCCCTGGACGCCATCGAGCGGGTGCAGTGGATCCCGCCCTGGGGACAGGACCGCATCACCGGCATGATGGCCAACCGGCCCGACTGGTGCATTTCCCGCCAGCGTTCCTGGGGCGTTCCCATCCCCGTGCTCTACTGCAAGGACTGCGGCGAGATGCAGTTGAGCGAGGCGCTGTGCGAGCACGTGGCGGAACTGTTCGAGGAAGAGGGGTCCGACGCCTGGTTCGCGCGCCCGCCGGAAGAGCTGGTGCCCGCGGGACTATCGTGCCGGGCCTGCGGTTCCACCCGGTTCTCCAAGGAGGAGGACATCCTGGACGTGTGGTTCGACTCGGGCGTGAGCCACGCCGCGGTGGTGGAACGCCGCCCGGAGCTGGGCGGACGGGCGGACCTCTACCTGGAGGGCAGCGACCAGCACCGGGGTTGGTTTCACACCTCGCTCCTGACCTCGGTGGGGACCCGCGGCCGGGCGCCCTACGAGGGCGTCCTCACCCACGGCTTCGTGCTCGACGGCAAGGGCCACAAGATGTCCAAGTCCATGGGCAACGTCACCGCGCCGCAGGAGATCATCAAGAAGTTCGGCGCCGACATCATCCGGCTGTGGGTGGCCGCCGAGGACTACCGCGACGACGTGCGCATCTCCAACGAGATCCTGAACCGCCTGGTGGAGTCGTACCGGCGGCTGCGCAACACCGCCCGGTTCCTCATCGGCAATCTCCACGACTTCGACCCGGCGCGCGACGCCGTGAGCGCGGACGCCCTGGAACCCCTGGACCGCTGGATCCTCGACCGCAACCAGCGGTTGCTGGGACGGTGCCTGGATGCCTTCGACAGGTACGAGTTCCACTTCGTCTACCACGCGCTCAACAACTACTGCAGCGTGGACCTGAGCGCGCTCTACCTCGACATCGTCAAGGACCGGCTCTATTGCGCGGGGCGCGACTCCGCTGCCCGCCGCTCGGCCCAGACCGCCCTCCACGGCATCCTGCAGACCCTGGTGCACCTGATGGCGCCGGTGCTGTCGTTCACCGCAGAGGAGATCTGGGAGCACGCGCCGCGCACGGCGACGAGCCCCGACAGCGTGCTGCTCTCGCCCATCCCGGAACCCGACGAAGGGTTGCTGGACGCCGCGGTGGCGGCGGAGTGGGAGTTGCGGCTGGACCTGCGCGGCGAGGTGCTGAAGGCGCTGGAGGTGGCGCGCCAGTGCGGCGCCATCGGCCATTCCCTCGACGCGCGGGTGGCGCTTTACCCGGACGCTTACGACAAGGCGCCGGACGTCCGGGAGCTGCTGCGCGGAGGCGCGCCCATGCCCTGGGAGGATGTCTTCATCGTGTCGCAGGTGTCCGTCATGGCGGGCGGTGCGCCCGCGGACCTGGCCTACCCGGATCCCAAGGCCGAGCCTGGCGCCGAGGCCGGCAACGGTGACGGTGCCGCGGCCGCGGGTCAGGGCACGGGTTACGAGAGTACGCACCTGGGCGGGACCATCGCCGTGTACCCCGCGGACGGGGCCAAGTGCGAGCGATGTTGGAAGTATCACGTGGGCGTGGGCGAGGACCCGGACCAACCGGGCGTCTGCCCGCGCTGCGCGGAGGTGTTGCGATCTTTACCGCGGGCCGAAAACGCGCACGCGTAA
- a CDS encoding AAA family ATPase, whose product MIERALWLDRVLRAWSRRSVVWLSGVRRVGKTTLARMLPDENVIHLNCDLPSSLRALEDPELFLEGQTPGAVVVLDEVHRLTDPSRLLKIAADEYPQVRVLATGSSTLAATGKFRDSLTGRKAEVHLCPVLWEECSGPFGIGSLDRRLLHGGLPEPLLAERKDPEFFSEWIDGFYARDILELFAIRNRQGFLSLFRLLLRQSGGQLDYGKLASLSELSRPSVKAHIEAMQIAHAVHLVRPFHGGGRREIVSRPKCYAFDTGFVTLEKGWDSVRDDDRGLLWEHLVLDALRFRHRDEDIFYWLDKSRREVDFVVRRGRDRLDLFECRIDPDRLNIAAVQAFREIYPLGDNYLVSPAAKRPYRVRRGDWVFNVCTTGGLPATTGLA is encoded by the coding sequence ATGATTGAACGCGCACTTTGGTTGGACCGAGTCCTCCGAGCCTGGTCACGTCGGTCCGTGGTCTGGCTATCGGGAGTCCGTCGGGTAGGCAAGACGACGTTGGCGCGGATGCTGCCGGATGAGAACGTCATCCATCTGAACTGTGATCTGCCGTCCTCGCTTCGGGCTCTCGAGGATCCGGAGCTGTTCCTGGAAGGTCAGACGCCGGGGGCCGTCGTAGTGTTGGACGAGGTGCACCGTCTGACCGACCCCAGCCGTCTATTGAAGATCGCGGCCGACGAATATCCGCAGGTCAGAGTGTTGGCCACGGGATCGTCGACGTTGGCTGCCACCGGCAAGTTTCGTGACTCGCTCACGGGACGCAAGGCGGAAGTGCACCTTTGCCCGGTGTTGTGGGAGGAATGTTCCGGTCCGTTCGGGATCGGAAGTCTCGACCGCCGGCTGCTTCACGGCGGCCTGCCGGAGCCGCTGTTGGCGGAGCGCAAGGACCCCGAGTTCTTCAGCGAATGGATCGACGGCTTCTACGCCCGCGACATCCTGGAACTGTTCGCGATCCGCAACCGTCAGGGCTTCCTGTCCCTTTTCCGGCTGCTGCTGCGCCAGAGCGGCGGGCAACTCGACTACGGTAAGCTCGCCAGTCTCAGCGAACTCAGCCGTCCGTCCGTCAAGGCCCACATCGAGGCCATGCAGATCGCTCACGCGGTGCATCTGGTGCGCCCCTTCCATGGCGGCGGCCGGCGCGAGATCGTCAGCCGCCCCAAGTGTTATGCCTTCGATACGGGTTTCGTCACGCTGGAAAAGGGTTGGGACAGTGTCAGGGACGACGACCGCGGGCTGCTGTGGGAGCATCTCGTTCTGGACGCTCTGCGTTTCAGGCACCGGGACGAGGATATCTTCTACTGGCTGGACAAGTCGCGCCGCGAGGTGGACTTCGTGGTCCGCCGGGGACGCGACCGGTTGGATCTCTTCGAGTGCCGGATCGATCCCGACAGGTTGAACATCGCCGCGGTCCAGGCGTTCCGCGAAATTTATCCGCTGGGGGACAACTACCTTGTCAGTCCCGCGGCCAAGCGCCCATACCGCGTGCGACGGGGTGACTGGGTGTTCAACGTGTGCACGACCGGGGGGTTACCGGCGACGACCGGTCTGGCCTGA
- a CDS encoding M67 family metallopeptidase: MFVLSEPVFANIAEHASETYPEECCGVILGGEGGDEVHRLENIQNRLHATDPETFPRDARTAYTLDPRELEAILEQAERRGLAFKALYHSHPDHDAYFSAEDKACATPFGEPTYPDTAQIVISVMGGKVGRAAVYAWDPDVGDFVESPTRKVPGR, encoded by the coding sequence GTGTTCGTGCTGAGCGAGCCGGTCTTCGCAAACATCGCTGAACACGCCTCGGAGACCTACCCGGAGGAATGCTGCGGGGTGATCCTCGGCGGCGAGGGCGGCGACGAGGTACATCGGCTCGAGAACATCCAGAACCGGCTGCACGCCACCGACCCCGAGACGTTTCCCAGGGACGCGCGGACCGCTTACACCCTGGATCCCAGGGAATTGGAAGCGATCCTGGAACAGGCGGAACGCCGCGGCCTGGCGTTCAAGGCCCTCTACCACTCCCATCCCGATCACGACGCCTACTTCTCCGCCGAAGACAAGGCCTGCGCCACGCCCTTTGGCGAGCCTACCTATCCGGACACGGCGCAGATCGTCATCTCCGTCATGGGCGGCAAGGTCGGCCGCGCCGCGGTCTACGCGTGGGACCCGGACGTCGGCGATTTCGTGGAGAGCCCGACGCGGAAAGTTCCGGGCCGTTGA
- a CDS encoding DUF3553 domain-containing protein encodes MRNDVRLFLRAGEQVKHNRNLQWGVGIVEEVMTSSVPGGTCLARIRFQDGRLRVFHNDLDNESCCYYFGIRHYDDPGHNGIRRQLLAYFDADDC; translated from the coding sequence GTGCGCAACGACGTAAGGCTATTCCTGAGGGCGGGAGAGCAGGTCAAGCACAACCGCAACCTCCAGTGGGGCGTCGGCATCGTTGAAGAGGTGATGACCTCCAGCGTCCCTGGCGGCACCTGCCTCGCCCGCATCCGCTTCCAGGACGGCCGCCTTCGCGTCTTCCACAACGACCTCGACAACGAAAGCTGCTGCTACTACTTCGGCATCCGCCACTACGACGACCCCGGCCACAACGGCATCCGCCGCCAGCTCCTGGCGTATTTCGATGCCGACGACTGCTGA
- the lspA gene encoding signal peptidase II: MFTAGRKRARVILLLAAILLLDQGTKLIVDRTIPLYRSIPVIEGWFDLTHARNTGAAFGLLAGERRAVGSFILIVFSLAAVGFIIHLLRRLVETDTGLILSLTFILAGALGNLIDRVFYGEVIDFLDVYWNGYHWPAFNVADSFITVGAVLCLWFLMRTKGRDPFAPRSPTA; the protein is encoded by the coding sequence ATCTTTACCGCGGGCCGAAAACGCGCACGCGTAATCCTGCTGCTGGCCGCGATCCTGTTGCTCGACCAGGGCACCAAGCTGATCGTGGACCGCACGATTCCGCTGTACCGCTCCATTCCGGTCATCGAGGGCTGGTTCGACCTGACCCACGCGCGCAACACGGGTGCCGCCTTCGGGCTGCTGGCCGGCGAGCGCAGGGCCGTGGGCTCCTTCATTCTGATCGTGTTCTCGTTGGCGGCCGTGGGCTTCATCATCCACCTGCTGCGCAGGCTGGTGGAGACCGATACCGGGCTGATCCTGTCGCTGACGTTCATACTGGCGGGCGCGCTGGGCAACCTCATCGATCGCGTGTTCTACGGCGAGGTGATCGATTTCCTGGACGTGTACTGGAACGGTTACCACTGGCCCGCGTTCAATGTCGCGGACAGCTTCATCACCGTCGGCGCGGTGCTGTGCCTGTGGTTCCTGATGCGGACCAAGGGCCGGGACCCGTTCGCGCCGCGGAGTCCAACGGCGTGA
- a CDS encoding class II aldolase/adducin family protein: MAKKQPGKASARQIGQLRKTVALATRILFHQGLADYHGHVSARIPGTNRLLIKPVLAPLGSIRAKDLMEVDIDDYMENCEANWAKAGNQKAVIDLKIPPRETMIHAAILNARPDLNSVVHTHQPLATAFAIAGVPIRPIYNQASAFAPETPIFHSPRLIYTLQDGAELVATLGDRMAVLMQGHGMTTVGDCVEEATSHAVYLERTAYMQWVASSIGEAPSMPDRNIAVMGATNRGRAHHAFAYFSGLLPNDMKD, translated from the coding sequence ATGGCCAAGAAACAACCAGGCAAGGCCAGCGCGCGTCAGATCGGGCAACTCAGGAAAACCGTGGCGCTGGCCACGCGCATCCTCTTCCACCAGGGACTCGCCGACTACCACGGCCACGTGAGTGCGCGCATCCCCGGCACCAATCGCCTGCTCATCAAGCCGGTGCTCGCACCCCTCGGGTCCATCCGCGCCAAGGACCTCATGGAAGTGGACATCGACGACTACATGGAGAACTGCGAAGCCAACTGGGCCAAGGCCGGAAACCAGAAGGCGGTCATCGATCTCAAGATCCCGCCCCGTGAAACCATGATCCACGCGGCCATCCTGAATGCGCGCCCGGACCTCAACTCGGTGGTGCACACGCACCAGCCCCTGGCCACGGCCTTCGCCATCGCCGGCGTGCCCATCCGTCCCATCTACAACCAGGCCTCGGCGTTCGCCCCGGAAACGCCCATCTTCCACAGCCCCCGGCTCATCTACACGCTCCAGGACGGCGCCGAGCTGGTGGCCACGCTGGGCGACCGCATGGCCGTGCTCATGCAGGGTCACGGCATGACCACGGTGGGCGACTGTGTCGAGGAGGCCACGAGCCACGCCGTCTACCTGGAGCGCACCGCCTACATGCAGTGGGTGGCCAGCAGCATCGGCGAGGCGCCCTCCATGCCGGACCGGAACATCGCCGTCATGGGTGCCACGAACCGCGGCCGCGCCCATCACGCGTTCGCCTATTTCTCCGGCCTGCTGCCGAACGACATGAAGGACTAG